In one window of Meleagris gallopavo isolate NT-WF06-2002-E0010 breed Aviagen turkey brand Nicholas breeding stock chromosome 4, Turkey_5.1, whole genome shotgun sequence DNA:
- the FOXI3 gene encoding forkhead box protein I3 translates to GSPSAGGAELSWLSLASQEELLKLVRPPYSYSALIAMAIQSAPERKLTLSHIYQYVAENFPFYKRSKAGWQNSIRHNLSLNDCFRKVPRDEDDPGKGNYWTLDPNCEKMFDNGNFRRKRKRRSEPNTPATTAAASSLGGLKAEEERPIPAAGKPCGNSPPPELDPSPSARDHPKSSSPSGIISSTPSCLSTFFSGMSSLSGGGSRLTGGLSTDLHHRNFSAGQLSSGTFTPSSSSSQEVPSPEQLQRVAGPSPAYYSSFHPSSGSQGAQYNHYYNFTVNSLIYTRDGTEV, encoded by the exons GGCTCGCCGTCGGCGGGCGGCGCGGAGCTGAGCTGGCTGAGCCTGGCGAgccaggaggagctgctgaagcTGGTGCGGCCGCCCTACTCCTACTCGGCGCTGATCGCCATGGCCATCCAGAGTGCCCCCGAGAGGAAGCTCACCCTCAGCCACATCTACCAGTACGTGGCCGAGAACTTCCCTTTCTACAAGCGCAGCAAGGCTGGCTGGCAGAATAGCATCCGCCACAACCTCAGCCTCAACGACTGCTTCCGCAAGGTGCCCCGTGACGAGGACGACCCCG GAAAAGGAAACTACTGGACCTTAGATCCCAACTGTGAGAAGATGTTTGACAACGGGAACTTCCGGCGCAAGCGCAAGCGACGCTCAGAGCCCAACACCCCCGCGACCACAGCTGCGGCCTCCTCGCTTGGGGGCCTGAAGGCAGAAGAAGAGCGACCCATCCCAGCCGCAGGCAAACCTTGTGGAAACAGCCCACCCCCAGAGCTGGACCCATCGCCTTCTGCCAGGGACCATCCCAAAAGCTCCTCTCCCTCCGGTATCATTTCATCCACCCCGAGCTGCCTCAGCACCTTCTTCAGCGGCATGAGCTCACTGAGCGGCGGGGGCAGCCGGCTGACGGGAGGGCTCAGCACTGACCTGCATCACAGGAACTTCTCTGCTGGACAGCTGAGCAGCGGCACTttcaccccttccagcagctcatctcaGGAGGTGCCTTCACCAGAACAGCTGCAGCGAGTGGCGGGACCTTCCCCTGCCTACTACAGCTCCTTCCATCCCAGCAGCGGCAGCCAGGGTGCCCAGTACAACCACTACTACAACTTCACAGTCAACAGCCTCATCTACACCCGGGATGGAACGGAGGTGTAG